In Oryza brachyantha chromosome 1, ObraRS2, whole genome shotgun sequence, the following are encoded in one genomic region:
- the LOC102704006 gene encoding CRS2-associated factor 1, chloroplastic-like, translating into MATRSLLAQAQYPSPRLPSNLRPSLSHHKQPTAVAKRRRAPTPFHPAFSAAVRGRPKKIPIPESGEPAAGVRVTDRGLAYHLDGAPFEFQYSYTESPRARPVALREAPFLPFGPEATPRPWTGRKPLPKSRKELPEFDSFVLPPPGKKGVKPVQSPGPYLAGMEPRYQATSRAEVLGEPLSKEEIDELVKATLKTKRQLNIGRDGLTHNMLENIHSHWKRKRVCKIKCKGVCTVDMDNVCQQLEEKVGGKVIHRQGGVIFLFRGRNYNYRTRPSYPLMLWKPAAPVYPRLVKKIPDGLTPDEAEDMRKRGRQLPPICKLGKNGVYLNLVKQVREAFGACDLVRVDCSGLNKSDCRKLGAKLKDLVPCTLLSFEFEHILMWRGNDWKSFLPPLEENNFEVAHEQILNSEVADSGSALIPLELVNNAMSLKNSNLVEGKEKVEDSMKYSLENGMTLDPVGANPGVHNSVGVDGTEFSAVAPFEFSPSNPASDLGPSQRSALHCKSVLLDKSENGELVEMYSGSSGSSEQSSDVPEALPQLIGSSEEIHELETMRRNREQLKGSDGVNSGSIVPSYMEVILLLLKQAVDSGLALVLNVNEFSDADDVYQKSVAFAKRAPRYPVFRHTPRKSHGARKNEPAKNIRINKDLEENKVSDHVRKKDNVMGASGMHRNDHAHEFLSDVVPQGTLRVDELAKLLA; encoded by the exons ATGGCAACTCGCTCCCTCCTCGCCCAAGCCCAGTACCCCAGCCCACGGCTCCCCTCCAACCTTCGGCCCTCCCTCTCCCACCACAAGCAACCTACTGCCGTCGCCAAGCGCCGCCGAGCCCCAACCCCCTTCCATCCGGCCTTCTCTGCTGCCGTCCGCGGCCGTCCAAAGAAAATCCCAATCCCGGAAAGCGGCGAGCCAGCCGCCGGCGTCCGCGTCACCGACCGTGGCCTCGCCTACCATCTAGACGGCGCGCCCTTCGAGTTTCAGTACAGTTACACGGAGtcaccgcgcgcgcgccccgtCGCGCTCCGCGAGGCCCCGTTCCTGCCGTTCGGGCCTGAGGCAACTCCGCGCCCATGGACAGGGAGGAAGCCGCTGCCCAAGAGCCGCAAGGAACTCCCTGAGTTCGACTCCTtcgtgctgccgccgccagGCAAGAAGGGGGTGAAGCCCGTGCAGTCTCCGGGGCCATACCTCGCCGGCATGGAGCCAAGGTATCAAGCAACGTCCAGGGCGGAGGTCCTCGGGGAGCCTCTGTCAAAGGAGGAGATCGACGAGCTCGTCAAGGCGACCCTCAAGACCAAGCGGCAGCTAAATATCG GTAGGGACGGTCTAACGCATAATATGTTGGAGAACATTCATTCGCattggaagaggaagagagtgTGCAAGATAAAATGCAAAGGTGTATGCACGGTTGATATGGATAATGTCTGCCAGCAGCTAGAG GAGAAAGTTGGAGGAAAAGTAATTCATCGTCAGGGGGGTGTGATATTCCTCTTTCGTGGTAGAAACTACAATTACAGAACTAGGCCAAGTTATCCACTTATGCTCTGGAAACCCGCTGCACCAGTCTACCCTCGATTGGTTAAAAAGATCCCAGATGGCTTAACTCCAGATGAGGCAGAAGATATGCGCAAGAGAGGACGTCAGTTACCACCAATATGCAAACTTG GTAAAAATGGTGTTTATCTTAACCTTGTGAAGCAAGTTAGAGAAGCATTTGGAGCATGTGATCTTGTCCGGGTTGATTGCTCAGGTCTCAATAAAAGTGACTGCAGAAAGTTAGGAGCTAAACTTAAG GATCTAGTTCCCTGTACCTTACTGTCATTTGAGTTTGAACATATACTGATGTGGAGAGGAAATGATTGGAAATCATTTCTTCCTCCAttagaagaaaataattttgaagtgGCACACGAGCAGATtttgaatagtgaagttgcAGATTCTGGAAGTGCTCTGATCCCACTTGAGCTGGTCAATAACGCCATGTCTCTCAAGAATAGTAACTTGGTTGAAGGTAAAGAAAAAGTGGAAGATTCCATGAAGTATAGTCTTGAAAATGGTATGACTTTGGATCCTGTGGGTGCAAACCCTGGAGTACACAATTCTGTGGGTGTAGATGGAACTGAGTTCTCAGCTGTTGCCCCATTTGAATTTTCTCCTTCAAATCCAGCAAGTGATTTAGGTCCATCTCAAAGGTCGGCACTACATTGTAAAAGTGTCCTATTGGACAAGAGTGAAAATGGAGAACTGGTTGAGATGTACTCTGGTAGCAGTGGAAGCTCAGAACAATCTTCAGATGTACCGGAAGCTTTACCTCAACTAATTGGAAGCAGTGAAGAGATTCATGAGTTGGAAACTATGAGAAGAAACAGGGAACAGTTAAAGGGCAGCGATGGTGTTAACAGTGGTTCCATAGTGCCTTCGTACATGGAAGTAATTTTACTCCTTTTGAAACAGGCCGTTGACAGTGGCTTGGCACTTGTTCTGAATGTGAATGAGTTTTCTGATGCTGATGATGTTTACCAAAAATCTGTTGCTTTTGCAAAGAGAGCTCCACGATACCCAGTATTCCGGCATACACCAAGGAAGTCCCATGGTGCCCGGAAAAATGAACCAGCCAAGAATATAAGGATAAATAAGGATCTTGAAGAGAATAAAGTATCTGATCATGTCAGAAAGAAAGATAATGTTATGGGAGCATCAGGAATGCACAGAAATGATCATGCACATGAGTTTTTATCAGATGTTGTTCCGCAAGGTACCTTAAGAGTAGATGAACTTGCTAAATTACTAGCTTAA
- the LOC102718887 gene encoding uncharacterized protein LOC102718887, with protein MAAFGGTGTTVTSSRSLKSRRSRLRSRTVDPLSLSDHHHRHLPLVRPAVMHDIGLSARAAGASSSSSPSSPYAGASSATSIGDDDESKTRKANPAFVAAAYARLHSSHRASASLLLLLAVAATTTAFLIGRARPRADCPPPRLDARFLALPDAAAASDFGALGVPWCRSKTGNIVEWTSKDLLRGLEEFVPIYETRPIKNNMYGMGFDHSFGLWFMVRWLKPDLMIESGAFKGHSTWVLRQAMPNTRIVSLSPRHPEKYLKKGPAYVDGNCTYLAGKDFIDFGSVDWGKLLRKHGIPDPSRVLVFFDDHQSELKRLKQASKFGFRHLIFEDNYDTGSGDHYSLRQICDQAHIRGGGHSCFWDSDEARLRSKRKSFWEKAVETDELCGKDDAWWGVRGYMRDNFNHSNKAISYKEHFQNSRLVESVLDLYWELPPVAGPSLTHQTRYDPARASDPIIEDGRFGMFQRIGLARLDASVFNGYTQMAYVQISGSMLSREDA; from the exons ATGGCGGCGTTCGGCGGCACGGGAACAACG GTTACCTCCTCACGCTCCCTAAAATCTCGTCGCTCTCGCTTGCGCAGTCGAACGGTCgatcccctctctctctccgaccaccaccaccgccaccttcCACTAGTCCGTCCCGCCGTAATGCATGACATCGGcctctccgcccgcgccgccggcgcctcctcgtcgtcctcgccctcctctccCTATGCTGGCGCATCCTCCGCCACCTccatcggcgacgacgacgagtccAAGACCCGGAAGGCGAACCCAGCCTTCGTGGCCGCCGCCTATGCCCGTCTCCACTCCTCCCACCGCGCCtctgcctccctcctcctcctcctcgccgtcgccgccaccaccaccgccttcCTCATCGGCCGTGCCCGCCCCCGCGCCGACTGCCCTCCGCCGCGGCTCGACGCGCGCTTCCTCGCCCTCCcggacgccgccgcagcctcGGACTTCGGCGCGCTCGGGGTACCCTGGT GCAGATCAAAAACTGGAAATATAGTGGAGTGGACTTCAAAGGATCTTCTTCGTGGACTGGAAGAATTTGTACCAATATATGAAACACGCCCTATCAAGAATAACATGTATGGGATGGGCTTTGACCACAGTTTTGGGCTTTGGTTTATGGTTCGCTGGCTCAAGCCAGATCTGATGATCGAGAGTGGTGCATTCAAGGGGCATTCTACTTGGGTTTTGCGTCAGGCCATGCCAAATACTAGGATTGTATCACTATCACCCAGACACCCTGAGAAATATCTGAAGAAGGGGCCTGCATATGTTGATGGGAACTGCACTTATCTTGCCGGGAAGGATTTTATTGACTTTGGAAGTGTTGATTGGGGGAAGCTATTGAGGAAGCATGGCATTCCTGATCCCAGTAGAGTGCTTGTTTTCTTCGATGATCACCAAAGTGAGTTGAAGAG GTTAAAACAGGCCTCAAAATTTGGATTCCGACATCTCATATTTGAGGACAACTATGACACTGGTTCAGGCGATCATTATTCATTAAGACAGATTTGTGATCAGGCACACATCAGAG GTGGTGGACATAGCTGCTTTTGGGATAGCGATGAAGCAAGATTAAGGTCAAAACGGAAGAGCTTTTGGGAGAAAGCCGTGGAAACAGATGAGCTTTGTGGAAAGGATGATGCATGGTGGGGTGTTAGAGGTTACATGCGTGACAATTTCAACCATAGCAACAAAGCTATCTCATACAAAGAGCATTTCCAGAACAGTAGGCTTGTTGAATCCGTGTTGGATTTGTACTGGGAGCTACCTCCAGTTGCTGGTCCATCCTTAACGCACCAAACAAGATATGATCCAGCCCGTGCATCTGATCCTATCATCGAAGATGGTCGCTTTGGCATGTTTCAACGAATTGGTCTAGCAAGATTAGATGCTTCAGTTTTCAATGGTTACACTCAGATGGCATATGTTCAGATATCAGGCTCAATGTTGAGTAGAGAGGATGCTTGA
- the LOC102704284 gene encoding L-gulonolactone oxidase 3: MLDTFLLLLLLSTLLPTAVPLPPRPPVRCGTGTAGCVLSNAYGAWSSDRVDCPVGAVTYPSSESDVVAAVAGASAKNMPVKVVSGFAHTIPKLACPGNGSSAPSLLISTARYDAVAVDAVARTVTADAGAPLRAVIDAAEASGLSLTAAPYWEGVSIGGLVSTGSHGSSWWGRGGAVHDHVVGLRLVVPAGAADGWAKVMALEKGDALFNAALVSLGLLGVISKVTLALEPSFKRSISYDYRDDSTLQDDFANHAASHEFADITWYPSQHQAVYRIDNRMPLNATGDGVNDFIGFQSTLIAVSSGIRALETALEASRSVKGKCKMAAAEIAAKRLIGNGLRGGLLFTGYPVVGFQGKMQTSGSCAHSPVTEPLSACPWDPRFRGLFFYESTAVFSPPARFRDFVLDVKRLRDLNPDNMCGVDAYNGLLIRFIKRSDACLGQPEDSVALDFNYYRATDPSSPRLNQDVWEEVEQLAFVKHGARPHWAKNRLVAFQGVQGKYPGWAKFAAAKLQLDPRGLFDSRWSDEVVAGKEEHPKADGCALDGRCICSEDRHCSPSKGYYCRPGLVYSESRVCRYSVSQLV; encoded by the exons ATGCTCGACACCTTTCTCCTCCTACTACTACTCTCCACCCTGTTGCCCACCGCCGTCCCGCTGCCACCACGCCCGCCGGTGCGATGCGGCACCGGCACGGCGGGCTGCGTGCTCTCCAACGCCTACGGTGCGTGGTCGAGCGACCGCGTCGACTGCCCCGTCGGGGCCGTCACGTACCCGTCGTCCGAGAGCGACGTGGtcgcggccgtcgccggcgccagcgccaAGAACATGCCCGTGAAGGTAGTCAGCGGGTTCGCGCACACCATCCCGAAGCTGGCCTGCCCCGGGAACGGCAGCAGCGCACCCTCCCTGCTCATCAGCACGGCGAGGTACGACGCCGTGGCGGTCGACGCCGTGGCTCGGACGGTGACCGCggacgccggcgcgccgctgcGGGCCGTGATCgatgcggcggaggcgagcggGCTGAGCCTGACGGCAGCGCCCTACTGGGAGGGGGTGAGCATCGGAGGGCTCGTGAGCACGGGTTCCCACGGAAGCTCCTGGtggggccgcggcggcgccgttcACGACCACGTGGTGGGGCTCAGACTTGTCGtgcccgccggcgcggcggacgggtGGGCCAAGGTGATGGCACTCGAGAAAGGCGATGCCCTCTTCAACGCCGCTCTCGTCTCCCTCGGCCTACTTGGGGTAATCTCCAAG GTCACTCTGGCTCTAGAGCCGAGTTTCAAGAGAAGCATAAGCTACGACTACAGGGACGACTCAACGTTGCAGGATGACTTCGCAAACCACGCCGCGAGCCACGAATTCGCTGACATCACGTGGTACCCGTCCCAGCACCAGGCAGTTTACAGGATCGACAACCGCATGCCGCTCAAcgccaccggcgacggcgtcaaCGACTTCATTGGTTTCCAGTCCACGCTCATCGCCGTCTCCTCGGGAATCAGGGCTCTAG AAACTGCATTGGAGGCATCCAGGAGCGTGAAGGGCAAGTGcaagatggcggcggcggagatcgcgGCGAAGAGGCTGATCGGCAACGGGCTGCGAGGAGGCCTCCTGTTCACCGGCTATCCCGTGGTAGGGTTCCAGGGGAAGATGCAGACGTCGGGCTCCTGCGCGCACTCGCCGGTCACCGAGCCGCTCAGTGCCTGCCCCTGGGACCCCAGGTTCAGGGGCCTCTTTTTCTACGAGAGCACAGCGGTGTTCTCGCCACCGGCACGGTTTCGCGACTTCGTTCTCGACGTCAAGCGGCTGCGCGACCTGAACCCGGACAACATGTGCGGCGTCGACGCCTACAATGGTCTTCTCATCAGGTTCATCAAGAGGTCGGATGCCTGCCTCGGCCAGCCGGAGGACTCCGTGGCGTTGGACTTCAACTACTACCGTGCCACCGACCCGTCGTCGCCTCGGCTTAACCAGGACGtgtgggaggaggtggagcagCTGGCGTTCGTCAAGCACGGAGCGCGGCCGCACTGGGCCAAGAACAGGCTAGTGGCGTTCCAGGGCGTGCAGGGCAAGTACCCCGGCTGGGCCAAGTTTGCCGCGGCGAAGCTGCAGCTCGACCCACGGGGGTTGTTCGACAGCCGGTGGTCCGACGAGGTCGTcgccgggaaggaggagcatCCCAAGGCCGACGGTTGCGCTCTTGACGGCCGCTGCATCTGCTCCGAGGACAGGCATTGCAGCCCGAGCAAGGGGTACTACTGCAGACCGGGGCTGGTTTATTCAGAGAGCAGGGTCTGCCGGTACTCGGTTTCGCAACTAGTCTAA